A genome region from Tachyglossus aculeatus isolate mTacAcu1 chromosome 1, mTacAcu1.pri, whole genome shotgun sequence includes the following:
- the SMIM26 gene encoding small integral membrane protein 26 codes for MDGPRAVRWYRRMAVLYAMGAWTTLGSAFLLHWMRAQSQSQPQPAQTGDEEEGKEEHPPDIPDPRKGFYVETTFTYRENFVPYTTRIFNLLKSLTGGPGPAE; via the exons ATGGACGGCCCGAGGGCCGTGCGTTGGTACAGGAGGATGGCTGTGCTGTACGCCATGGGGGCCTGGACCACCCTGGGCTCCGCCTTCCTCTTACACTGGATGCGggcccagtcccagtcccagccccagccgGCCCAGACAG GCGacgaagaggagggaaaagaagaacaCCCGCCCGATATTCCCGATCCCAGGAAAGGATTTTACGTGGAAACAACCTTCACTTACAGAGAAAACTTCGTGCCGTATACCACCAGGATCTTCAACCTGTTGAAATCGCTGAccggcgggcccggcccggcggAGTAA